The following proteins are encoded in a genomic region of Oncorhynchus keta strain PuntledgeMale-10-30-2019 chromosome 35, Oket_V2, whole genome shotgun sequence:
- the LOC118369275 gene encoding LOW QUALITY PROTEIN: peptidase M20 domain-containing protein 2-like (The sequence of the model RefSeq protein was modified relative to this genomic sequence to represent the inferred CDS: deleted 2 bases in 1 codon): MALGSQSRENRMQLKHNIGTCIDTIQDKLFILSQDIWRCPELAYGEKQSHDRLVRFLSDDNLWEVESHYKLPTAVRATWGPFGGKDGDRVLNVGFLCEYDALPGIGHACGHNLIAEVGVAAALGLTGALGLVREPTDCLTPLRVKVTVLGTPAEEDGGGKVDLILAGAFEDMDVVFMAHPAQQDVTFLPCVSITDVTVKYHGKASHAAAYPWGGVNALDAAVLAYNSLSVLRQQLKPDWRLHGIIKHGGVKPNIIPAYTELEYYLRTPLVTDLSDLKAKAEACFRSAAVATGCQVEITYPNHTYSNILPNTTLAQLYEENGRALGIEFVEVQNNFSGSTDFGNVSFVVPGIHPFFYIGTDALNHTEEYTAAAGAEKAQFYTLRTALSCFTR; the protein is encoded by the exons ATGGCACTAGGCTCTCAATCGCGTGAAAATCGAATGCAGTTGAAACACAATATTGGAACCTGCATAGACACAATTCAAGACAAGCTGTTCATTCTAAGCCAAGACATATGGAGGTGTCCAGAGCTTGCATATGGGGAGAAACAGTCACACGACAGGCTCGTTCGTTTTCTCTCTGATGATAATTTATGGGAGGTTGAAAGTCACTACAAACTGCCTACCGCAGTTAGGGCGACATGGGGCCCATTTGGTGGCAAAGACGGCGACAGAGTTTTGAATGTGGGATTCCTATGCGAGTACGATGCGTTGCCAGGTATTGGCCATGCATGTGGACACAACCTTATAGCAGAAGTCGGTGTGGCTGCTGCACTAGGGCTGACGGGTGCATTAGGATTAGTAAGAGAACCAACAGACTGTCTGACTCCTCTCCGTGTAAAG GTGACAGTTCTTGGGACCCCAgcagaagaggatggaggagggaaggtTGACCTCATCCTGGCTGGGGCATTTGAAGACATGGATGTTGTCTTCATGGCTCACCCCGCTCAGCAGGATGTTACCTTCCTACCCTGTGTATCCATCACAGA TGTGACAGTGAAGTACCATGGGAAGGCGTCTCATGCTGCAGCGTAcccctgg gggggggtcaatgcccTGGATGCAGCAGTGCTGGCGTACAACAGCCTGTCAGTTCTGAGGCAGCAGCTGAAGCCAGACTGGAGACTCCATG GCATCATCAAACATGGTGGAGTGAAGCCTAACATCATCCCAGCCTACACCGAGCTGGAGTATTACTTGCGCACTCCACTGGTCACGGACCTGTCTGACCTCAAAGCCAAGGCAGAGGCCTGCTTCCGGTCAGCTGCCGTGGCAACTGGTTGTCAA GTGGAGATAACTTATCCAAACCACACATATTCCAACATCCTTCCCAACACCACCCTTGCACAGCTCTACGAAGAGAATGGTAGAGCCTTGGGGATTGAGTTTGTGGAAGTGCAGAACAATTTCTCAG GTTCCACTGACTTTGGCAACGTGTCATTTGTCGTCCCTGGGATACACCCTTTCTTTTACATTGGCACCGATGCACTGAACCACACTGAGGAGTACACCGCAGCTGCAG GTGCAGAAAAGGCCCAGTTTTACACACTCCGGACTGCCCTGAGCTGTTTCACAAGATGA
- the LOC118368509 gene encoding gamma-aminobutyric acid receptor subunit rho-1-like isoform X3, with the protein MCTMQVDTVFVLFCVCLMGVAGRSAHQRGQKLETYKQSRSRRQTSRMDGETHSNSERPILKRSSDMTKSPMTKSEQLLRIDDHDFTMRPAFGGSLPQASHNKLGEFWPIPPDRPGVTESGPPIPVGVDVQVESLDTISEVDMDFTMTLYLRHYWKDERLSFPSTNNQSMTFDSRLAKKIWVPDMFFVHSKRSFIHDTTTDNVMLRVHPDGNVLYSLRITVTAMCNMDLSRFPLDTQTCSLEIESYAYTDDDLMLYWKKGNESLNTDERISLSQFLIQKFHTTTKLAFYSSTGWYNRLYIHFTLRRHVFFFLLQTYFPATLMVMLSWVSFWIDRRAVPARVPLGRKGPCQKDKKVSSSRYHHGAHHVHHHHWSQRLHAQSVLHQSSRHLPVVALYLWDWQPGRHDVRPPDLRLHHHGRQPHSELWHSRELWDARERRQAGEDVGPGGSGESPAHGPGKEARLCEHLDRHPRHRQVLTGPIPWFLCPVQHHLLVYLLLTPGLCHKWGRTLLPYHTHMLQLRAQHGHIY; encoded by the exons ATGTGCACCATGCAAGTGGATACTGTGTTTGTGCTGTTCTGCGTCTGCCTCATGGGGGTTGCTGGGAGATCAGCTCATCAAAGAGGCCAAAAGCTAGAGACCTACAAACAAAGCAG ATCCAGGAGACAAACGTCAAGAATGGATGGAGAAACTCATAGCAACTCTGAAAG ACCAATCCTAAAGCGAAGTTCAGACATGACAAAATCTCCCATGACAAAATCTGAGCAGCTCCTAAGAATAGATGACCATGATTTTACCATGAGACCAGCATTTGGAG gtagtcttccacaagcttcccacaataagttgggtgaattttggcccattcctcctgacagaccgggtgtaactgagtcag GACCCCCTATTCCAGTTGGGGTAGATGTTCAGGTTGAAAGTCTGGACACAATCTCTGAAGTGGATATG GACTTCaccatgaccctgtacctgagGCACTACTGGAAGGACGAGCGCCTGTCCTTccccagcaccaataaccagaGCATGACCTTCGACAGCAGGCTGGCCAAGAAGATCTGGGTTCCTGACATGTTCTTCGTCCACTCCAAGAGGTCCTTCATCCACGACACAACCACGGACAACGTCATGCTGAGGGTGCACCCTGACGGAAACGTGCTCTACAGTCTAAG AATCACAGTCACGGCCATGTGCAACATGGACCTGAGTCGCTTCCCTCTGGACACACAGACCTGCTCGCTGGAGATAGAGAGCT ACGCGTACACGGACGATGACCTCATGCTGTACTGGAAGAAAGGCAACGAGTCACTGAACACGGACGAGAGGATATCTTTATCTCAGTTCCTCATCCAGAAGTTCCACACCACTACAAAGCTGGCCTTTTATAGCAGTACAG GCTGGTACAACCGTCTGTACATCCACTTCACTCTACGACGCCACGTCTTCTTCTTCCTGCTCCAGACCTACTTCCCTGCCACCCTCATGGTCATGCTGTCCTGGGTCTCCTTCTGGATCGACCGCAGGGCTGTCCCCGCTAGGGTCCCCTTGGGTAGGAAAGGCCCTTGCCAGAAGGACAAGAAAGTTTCTAGCTCTAG GTATCACCACGGTGCTCACCATGTCCACCATCATCACTGGAGTCAACGCCTCCATGCCCAGAGTGTCCTACATCAAAGCAGTAGACATCTACCTGTGG TTGCCCTGTACCTGTGGGATTGGCAACCCGGACGACATGACGTGCGACCCCCAGATCTCCGGCTACACCACCATGGACGTCAACCGCACAGCGAACTATGGCACAGCAGGGAATTATGGGATGCCAGAGAACGGCGGCAGGCAGGAGAGGATGTTGGCCCAGGTGGTTCTGGGGAATCCCCAGCTCACGGGCCAGGTAAAGAGGCCAGGCTATGTGAACATTTGGATAGACACCCACGCCATAGACAAGTACTCACGGGTCCTATTCCCTGGTTCCTATGCCCTGTTCAACATCATCTACTGGTCTATCTACTCCTAACGCCTGGCCTGTGCCACAAATGGGGAAGGACCCTTCTACCCTATCACACTCACATGCTGCAGTTACGAGCACAACATGGTCATATTTATTAA
- the LOC118368509 gene encoding gamma-aminobutyric acid receptor subunit rho-1-like isoform X1: MCTMQVDTVFVLFCVCLMGVAGRSAHQRGQKLETYKQSRSRRQTSRMDGETHSNSERPILKRSSDMTKSPMTKSEQLLRIDDHDFTMRPAFGGSLPQASHNKLGEFWPIPPDRPGVTESGPPIPVGVDVQVESLDTISEVDMDFTMTLYLRHYWKDERLSFPSTNNQSMTFDSRLAKKIWVPDMFFVHSKRSFIHDTTTDNVMLRVHPDGNVLYSLRITVTAMCNMDLSRFPLDTQTCSLEIESYAYTDDDLMLYWKKGNESLNTDERISLSQFLIQKFHTTTKLAFYSSTGWYNRLYIHFTLRRHVFFFLLQTYFPATLMVMLSWVSFWIDRRAVPARVPLGRKGPCQKDKKVSSSRYHHGAHHVHHHHWSQRLHAQSVLHQSSRHLPVGQFCVCLPLGHRVCSGQLPLDRAGTEREEAKRKVALYLWDWQPGRHDVRPPDLRLHHHGRQPHSELWHSRELWDARERRQAGEDVGPGGSGESPAHGPGKEARLCEHLDRHPRHRQVLTGPIPWFLCPVQHHLLVYLLLTPGLCHKWGRTLLPYHTHMLQLRAQHGHIY; encoded by the exons ATGTGCACCATGCAAGTGGATACTGTGTTTGTGCTGTTCTGCGTCTGCCTCATGGGGGTTGCTGGGAGATCAGCTCATCAAAGAGGCCAAAAGCTAGAGACCTACAAACAAAGCAG ATCCAGGAGACAAACGTCAAGAATGGATGGAGAAACTCATAGCAACTCTGAAAG ACCAATCCTAAAGCGAAGTTCAGACATGACAAAATCTCCCATGACAAAATCTGAGCAGCTCCTAAGAATAGATGACCATGATTTTACCATGAGACCAGCATTTGGAG gtagtcttccacaagcttcccacaataagttgggtgaattttggcccattcctcctgacagaccgggtgtaactgagtcag GACCCCCTATTCCAGTTGGGGTAGATGTTCAGGTTGAAAGTCTGGACACAATCTCTGAAGTGGATATG GACTTCaccatgaccctgtacctgagGCACTACTGGAAGGACGAGCGCCTGTCCTTccccagcaccaataaccagaGCATGACCTTCGACAGCAGGCTGGCCAAGAAGATCTGGGTTCCTGACATGTTCTTCGTCCACTCCAAGAGGTCCTTCATCCACGACACAACCACGGACAACGTCATGCTGAGGGTGCACCCTGACGGAAACGTGCTCTACAGTCTAAG AATCACAGTCACGGCCATGTGCAACATGGACCTGAGTCGCTTCCCTCTGGACACACAGACCTGCTCGCTGGAGATAGAGAGCT ACGCGTACACGGACGATGACCTCATGCTGTACTGGAAGAAAGGCAACGAGTCACTGAACACGGACGAGAGGATATCTTTATCTCAGTTCCTCATCCAGAAGTTCCACACCACTACAAAGCTGGCCTTTTATAGCAGTACAG GCTGGTACAACCGTCTGTACATCCACTTCACTCTACGACGCCACGTCTTCTTCTTCCTGCTCCAGACCTACTTCCCTGCCACCCTCATGGTCATGCTGTCCTGGGTCTCCTTCTGGATCGACCGCAGGGCTGTCCCCGCTAGGGTCCCCTTGGGTAGGAAAGGCCCTTGCCAGAAGGACAAGAAAGTTTCTAGCTCTAG GTATCACCACGGTGCTCACCATGTCCACCATCATCACTGGAGTCAACGCCTCCATGCCCAGAGTGTCCTACATCAAAGCAGTAGACATCTACCTGTGGGTCAGTTTTGTGTTTGTCTTCCTCTCGGTCATAGAGTATGCAGCGGTCAACTACCTCTCGACCGTGCAGGAACGGAAAGAGAGGAAGCTAAGAGAAAGG TTGCCCTGTACCTGTGGGATTGGCAACCCGGACGACATGACGTGCGACCCCCAGATCTCCGGCTACACCACCATGGACGTCAACCGCACAGCGAACTATGGCACAGCAGGGAATTATGGGATGCCAGAGAACGGCGGCAGGCAGGAGAGGATGTTGGCCCAGGTGGTTCTGGGGAATCCCCAGCTCACGGGCCAGGTAAAGAGGCCAGGCTATGTGAACATTTGGATAGACACCCACGCCATAGACAAGTACTCACGGGTCCTATTCCCTGGTTCCTATGCCCTGTTCAACATCATCTACTGGTCTATCTACTCCTAACGCCTGGCCTGTGCCACAAATGGGGAAGGACCCTTCTACCCTATCACACTCACATGCTGCAGTTACGAGCACAACATGGTCATATTTATTAA
- the LOC118368509 gene encoding gamma-aminobutyric acid receptor subunit rho-1-like isoform X2 — translation MCTMQVDTVFVLFCVCLMGVAGRSAHQRGQKLETYKQSRSRRQTSRMDGETHSNSERPILKRSSDMTKSPMTKSEQLLRIDDHDFTMRPAFGGPPIPVGVDVQVESLDTISEVDMDFTMTLYLRHYWKDERLSFPSTNNQSMTFDSRLAKKIWVPDMFFVHSKRSFIHDTTTDNVMLRVHPDGNVLYSLRITVTAMCNMDLSRFPLDTQTCSLEIESYAYTDDDLMLYWKKGNESLNTDERISLSQFLIQKFHTTTKLAFYSSTGWYNRLYIHFTLRRHVFFFLLQTYFPATLMVMLSWVSFWIDRRAVPARVPLGRKGPCQKDKKVSSSRYHHGAHHVHHHHWSQRLHAQSVLHQSSRHLPVGQFCVCLPLGHRVCSGQLPLDRAGTEREEAKRKVALYLWDWQPGRHDVRPPDLRLHHHGRQPHSELWHSRELWDARERRQAGEDVGPGGSGESPAHGPGKEARLCEHLDRHPRHRQVLTGPIPWFLCPVQHHLLVYLLLTPGLCHKWGRTLLPYHTHMLQLRAQHGHIY, via the exons ATGTGCACCATGCAAGTGGATACTGTGTTTGTGCTGTTCTGCGTCTGCCTCATGGGGGTTGCTGGGAGATCAGCTCATCAAAGAGGCCAAAAGCTAGAGACCTACAAACAAAGCAG ATCCAGGAGACAAACGTCAAGAATGGATGGAGAAACTCATAGCAACTCTGAAAG ACCAATCCTAAAGCGAAGTTCAGACATGACAAAATCTCCCATGACAAAATCTGAGCAGCTCCTAAGAATAGATGACCATGATTTTACCATGAGACCAGCATTTGGAG GACCCCCTATTCCAGTTGGGGTAGATGTTCAGGTTGAAAGTCTGGACACAATCTCTGAAGTGGATATG GACTTCaccatgaccctgtacctgagGCACTACTGGAAGGACGAGCGCCTGTCCTTccccagcaccaataaccagaGCATGACCTTCGACAGCAGGCTGGCCAAGAAGATCTGGGTTCCTGACATGTTCTTCGTCCACTCCAAGAGGTCCTTCATCCACGACACAACCACGGACAACGTCATGCTGAGGGTGCACCCTGACGGAAACGTGCTCTACAGTCTAAG AATCACAGTCACGGCCATGTGCAACATGGACCTGAGTCGCTTCCCTCTGGACACACAGACCTGCTCGCTGGAGATAGAGAGCT ACGCGTACACGGACGATGACCTCATGCTGTACTGGAAGAAAGGCAACGAGTCACTGAACACGGACGAGAGGATATCTTTATCTCAGTTCCTCATCCAGAAGTTCCACACCACTACAAAGCTGGCCTTTTATAGCAGTACAG GCTGGTACAACCGTCTGTACATCCACTTCACTCTACGACGCCACGTCTTCTTCTTCCTGCTCCAGACCTACTTCCCTGCCACCCTCATGGTCATGCTGTCCTGGGTCTCCTTCTGGATCGACCGCAGGGCTGTCCCCGCTAGGGTCCCCTTGGGTAGGAAAGGCCCTTGCCAGAAGGACAAGAAAGTTTCTAGCTCTAG GTATCACCACGGTGCTCACCATGTCCACCATCATCACTGGAGTCAACGCCTCCATGCCCAGAGTGTCCTACATCAAAGCAGTAGACATCTACCTGTGGGTCAGTTTTGTGTTTGTCTTCCTCTCGGTCATAGAGTATGCAGCGGTCAACTACCTCTCGACCGTGCAGGAACGGAAAGAGAGGAAGCTAAGAGAAAGG TTGCCCTGTACCTGTGGGATTGGCAACCCGGACGACATGACGTGCGACCCCCAGATCTCCGGCTACACCACCATGGACGTCAACCGCACAGCGAACTATGGCACAGCAGGGAATTATGGGATGCCAGAGAACGGCGGCAGGCAGGAGAGGATGTTGGCCCAGGTGGTTCTGGGGAATCCCCAGCTCACGGGCCAGGTAAAGAGGCCAGGCTATGTGAACATTTGGATAGACACCCACGCCATAGACAAGTACTCACGGGTCCTATTCCCTGGTTCCTATGCCCTGTTCAACATCATCTACTGGTCTATCTACTCCTAACGCCTGGCCTGTGCCACAAATGGGGAAGGACCCTTCTACCCTATCACACTCACATGCTGCAGTTACGAGCACAACATGGTCATATTTATTAA
- the LOC118368509 gene encoding gamma-aminobutyric acid receptor subunit rho-1-like isoform X5 — MCTMQVDTVFVLFCVCLMGVAGRSAHQRGQKLETYKQSRSRRQTSRMDGETHSNSERPILKRSSDMTKSPMTKSEQLLRIDDHDFTMRPAFGGPPIPVGVDVQVESLDTISEVDMDFTMTLYLRHYWKDERLSFPSTNNQSMTFDSRLAKKIWVPDMFFVHSKRSFIHDTTTDNVMLRVHPDGNVLYSLRITVTAMCNMDLSRFPLDTQTCSLEIESYAYTDDDLMLYWKKGNESLNTDERISLSQFLIQKFHTTTKLAFYSSTGWYNRLYIHFTLRRHVFFFLLQTYFPATLMVMLSWVSFWIDRRAVPARVPLGITTVLTMSTIITGVNASMPRVSYIKAVDIYLWVSFVFVFLSVIEYAAVNYLSTVQERKERKLRERLPCTCGIGNPDDMTCDPQISGYTTMDVNRTANYGTAGNYGMPENGGRQERMLAQVVLGNPQLTGQVKRPGYVNIWIDTHAIDKYSRVLFPGSYALFNIIYWSIYS, encoded by the exons ATGTGCACCATGCAAGTGGATACTGTGTTTGTGCTGTTCTGCGTCTGCCTCATGGGGGTTGCTGGGAGATCAGCTCATCAAAGAGGCCAAAAGCTAGAGACCTACAAACAAAGCAG ATCCAGGAGACAAACGTCAAGAATGGATGGAGAAACTCATAGCAACTCTGAAAG ACCAATCCTAAAGCGAAGTTCAGACATGACAAAATCTCCCATGACAAAATCTGAGCAGCTCCTAAGAATAGATGACCATGATTTTACCATGAGACCAGCATTTGGAG GACCCCCTATTCCAGTTGGGGTAGATGTTCAGGTTGAAAGTCTGGACACAATCTCTGAAGTGGATATG GACTTCaccatgaccctgtacctgagGCACTACTGGAAGGACGAGCGCCTGTCCTTccccagcaccaataaccagaGCATGACCTTCGACAGCAGGCTGGCCAAGAAGATCTGGGTTCCTGACATGTTCTTCGTCCACTCCAAGAGGTCCTTCATCCACGACACAACCACGGACAACGTCATGCTGAGGGTGCACCCTGACGGAAACGTGCTCTACAGTCTAAG AATCACAGTCACGGCCATGTGCAACATGGACCTGAGTCGCTTCCCTCTGGACACACAGACCTGCTCGCTGGAGATAGAGAGCT ACGCGTACACGGACGATGACCTCATGCTGTACTGGAAGAAAGGCAACGAGTCACTGAACACGGACGAGAGGATATCTTTATCTCAGTTCCTCATCCAGAAGTTCCACACCACTACAAAGCTGGCCTTTTATAGCAGTACAG GCTGGTACAACCGTCTGTACATCCACTTCACTCTACGACGCCACGTCTTCTTCTTCCTGCTCCAGACCTACTTCCCTGCCACCCTCATGGTCATGCTGTCCTGGGTCTCCTTCTGGATCGACCGCAGGGCTGTCCCCGCTAGGGTCCCCTTGG GTATCACCACGGTGCTCACCATGTCCACCATCATCACTGGAGTCAACGCCTCCATGCCCAGAGTGTCCTACATCAAAGCAGTAGACATCTACCTGTGGGTCAGTTTTGTGTTTGTCTTCCTCTCGGTCATAGAGTATGCAGCGGTCAACTACCTCTCGACCGTGCAGGAACGGAAAGAGAGGAAGCTAAGAGAAAGG TTGCCCTGTACCTGTGGGATTGGCAACCCGGACGACATGACGTGCGACCCCCAGATCTCCGGCTACACCACCATGGACGTCAACCGCACAGCGAACTATGGCACAGCAGGGAATTATGGGATGCCAGAGAACGGCGGCAGGCAGGAGAGGATGTTGGCCCAGGTGGTTCTGGGGAATCCCCAGCTCACGGGCCAGGTAAAGAGGCCAGGCTATGTGAACATTTGGATAGACACCCACGCCATAGACAAGTACTCACGGGTCCTATTCCCTGGTTCCTATGCCCTGTTCAACATCATCTACTGGTCTATCTACTCCTAA
- the LOC118368509 gene encoding gamma-aminobutyric acid receptor subunit rho-1-like isoform X6 has protein sequence MCTMQVDTVFVLFCVCLMGVAGRSAHQRGQKLETYKQSRSRRQTSRMDGETHSNSERPILKRSSDMTKSPMTKSEQLLRIDDHDFTMRPAFGGSLPQASHNKLGEFWPIPPDRPGVTESGPPIPVGVDVQVESLDTISEVDMDFTMTLYLRHYWKDERLSFPSTNNQSMTFDSRLAKKIWVPDMFFVHSKRSFIHDTTTDNVMLRVHPDGNVLYSLRITVTAMCNMDLSRFPLDTQTCSLEIESYAYTDDDLMLYWKKGNESLNTDERISLSQFLIQKFHTTTKLAFYSSTGWYNRLYIHFTLRRHVFFFLLQTYFPATLMVMLSWVSFWIDRRAVPARVPLGITTVLTMSTIITGVNASMPRVSYIKAVDIYLWLPCTCGIGNPDDMTCDPQISGYTTMDVNRTANYGTAGNYGMPENGGRQERMLAQVVLGNPQLTGQVKRPGYVNIWIDTHAIDKYSRVLFPGSYALFNIIYWSIYS, from the exons ATGTGCACCATGCAAGTGGATACTGTGTTTGTGCTGTTCTGCGTCTGCCTCATGGGGGTTGCTGGGAGATCAGCTCATCAAAGAGGCCAAAAGCTAGAGACCTACAAACAAAGCAG ATCCAGGAGACAAACGTCAAGAATGGATGGAGAAACTCATAGCAACTCTGAAAG ACCAATCCTAAAGCGAAGTTCAGACATGACAAAATCTCCCATGACAAAATCTGAGCAGCTCCTAAGAATAGATGACCATGATTTTACCATGAGACCAGCATTTGGAG gtagtcttccacaagcttcccacaataagttgggtgaattttggcccattcctcctgacagaccgggtgtaactgagtcag GACCCCCTATTCCAGTTGGGGTAGATGTTCAGGTTGAAAGTCTGGACACAATCTCTGAAGTGGATATG GACTTCaccatgaccctgtacctgagGCACTACTGGAAGGACGAGCGCCTGTCCTTccccagcaccaataaccagaGCATGACCTTCGACAGCAGGCTGGCCAAGAAGATCTGGGTTCCTGACATGTTCTTCGTCCACTCCAAGAGGTCCTTCATCCACGACACAACCACGGACAACGTCATGCTGAGGGTGCACCCTGACGGAAACGTGCTCTACAGTCTAAG AATCACAGTCACGGCCATGTGCAACATGGACCTGAGTCGCTTCCCTCTGGACACACAGACCTGCTCGCTGGAGATAGAGAGCT ACGCGTACACGGACGATGACCTCATGCTGTACTGGAAGAAAGGCAACGAGTCACTGAACACGGACGAGAGGATATCTTTATCTCAGTTCCTCATCCAGAAGTTCCACACCACTACAAAGCTGGCCTTTTATAGCAGTACAG GCTGGTACAACCGTCTGTACATCCACTTCACTCTACGACGCCACGTCTTCTTCTTCCTGCTCCAGACCTACTTCCCTGCCACCCTCATGGTCATGCTGTCCTGGGTCTCCTTCTGGATCGACCGCAGGGCTGTCCCCGCTAGGGTCCCCTTGG GTATCACCACGGTGCTCACCATGTCCACCATCATCACTGGAGTCAACGCCTCCATGCCCAGAGTGTCCTACATCAAAGCAGTAGACATCTACCTGTGG TTGCCCTGTACCTGTGGGATTGGCAACCCGGACGACATGACGTGCGACCCCCAGATCTCCGGCTACACCACCATGGACGTCAACCGCACAGCGAACTATGGCACAGCAGGGAATTATGGGATGCCAGAGAACGGCGGCAGGCAGGAGAGGATGTTGGCCCAGGTGGTTCTGGGGAATCCCCAGCTCACGGGCCAGGTAAAGAGGCCAGGCTATGTGAACATTTGGATAGACACCCACGCCATAGACAAGTACTCACGGGTCCTATTCCCTGGTTCCTATGCCCTGTTCAACATCATCTACTGGTCTATCTACTCCTAA
- the LOC118368509 gene encoding gamma-aminobutyric acid receptor subunit rho-1-like isoform X4 has protein sequence MCTMQVDTVFVLFCVCLMGVAGRSAHQRGQKLETYKQSRSRRQTSRMDGETHSNSERPILKRSSDMTKSPMTKSEQLLRIDDHDFTMRPAFGGSLPQASHNKLGEFWPIPPDRPGVTESGPPIPVGVDVQVESLDTISEVDMDFTMTLYLRHYWKDERLSFPSTNNQSMTFDSRLAKKIWVPDMFFVHSKRSFIHDTTTDNVMLRVHPDGNVLYSLRITVTAMCNMDLSRFPLDTQTCSLEIESYAYTDDDLMLYWKKGNESLNTDERISLSQFLIQKFHTTTKLAFYSSTGWYNRLYIHFTLRRHVFFFLLQTYFPATLMVMLSWVSFWIDRRAVPARVPLGITTVLTMSTIITGVNASMPRVSYIKAVDIYLWVSFVFVFLSVIEYAAVNYLSTVQERKERKLRERLPCTCGIGNPDDMTCDPQISGYTTMDVNRTANYGTAGNYGMPENGGRQERMLAQVVLGNPQLTGQVKRPGYVNIWIDTHAIDKYSRVLFPGSYALFNIIYWSIYS, from the exons ATGTGCACCATGCAAGTGGATACTGTGTTTGTGCTGTTCTGCGTCTGCCTCATGGGGGTTGCTGGGAGATCAGCTCATCAAAGAGGCCAAAAGCTAGAGACCTACAAACAAAGCAG ATCCAGGAGACAAACGTCAAGAATGGATGGAGAAACTCATAGCAACTCTGAAAG ACCAATCCTAAAGCGAAGTTCAGACATGACAAAATCTCCCATGACAAAATCTGAGCAGCTCCTAAGAATAGATGACCATGATTTTACCATGAGACCAGCATTTGGAG gtagtcttccacaagcttcccacaataagttgggtgaattttggcccattcctcctgacagaccgggtgtaactgagtcag GACCCCCTATTCCAGTTGGGGTAGATGTTCAGGTTGAAAGTCTGGACACAATCTCTGAAGTGGATATG GACTTCaccatgaccctgtacctgagGCACTACTGGAAGGACGAGCGCCTGTCCTTccccagcaccaataaccagaGCATGACCTTCGACAGCAGGCTGGCCAAGAAGATCTGGGTTCCTGACATGTTCTTCGTCCACTCCAAGAGGTCCTTCATCCACGACACAACCACGGACAACGTCATGCTGAGGGTGCACCCTGACGGAAACGTGCTCTACAGTCTAAG AATCACAGTCACGGCCATGTGCAACATGGACCTGAGTCGCTTCCCTCTGGACACACAGACCTGCTCGCTGGAGATAGAGAGCT ACGCGTACACGGACGATGACCTCATGCTGTACTGGAAGAAAGGCAACGAGTCACTGAACACGGACGAGAGGATATCTTTATCTCAGTTCCTCATCCAGAAGTTCCACACCACTACAAAGCTGGCCTTTTATAGCAGTACAG GCTGGTACAACCGTCTGTACATCCACTTCACTCTACGACGCCACGTCTTCTTCTTCCTGCTCCAGACCTACTTCCCTGCCACCCTCATGGTCATGCTGTCCTGGGTCTCCTTCTGGATCGACCGCAGGGCTGTCCCCGCTAGGGTCCCCTTGG GTATCACCACGGTGCTCACCATGTCCACCATCATCACTGGAGTCAACGCCTCCATGCCCAGAGTGTCCTACATCAAAGCAGTAGACATCTACCTGTGGGTCAGTTTTGTGTTTGTCTTCCTCTCGGTCATAGAGTATGCAGCGGTCAACTACCTCTCGACCGTGCAGGAACGGAAAGAGAGGAAGCTAAGAGAAAGG TTGCCCTGTACCTGTGGGATTGGCAACCCGGACGACATGACGTGCGACCCCCAGATCTCCGGCTACACCACCATGGACGTCAACCGCACAGCGAACTATGGCACAGCAGGGAATTATGGGATGCCAGAGAACGGCGGCAGGCAGGAGAGGATGTTGGCCCAGGTGGTTCTGGGGAATCCCCAGCTCACGGGCCAGGTAAAGAGGCCAGGCTATGTGAACATTTGGATAGACACCCACGCCATAGACAAGTACTCACGGGTCCTATTCCCTGGTTCCTATGCCCTGTTCAACATCATCTACTGGTCTATCTACTCCTAA